A window of the Schistocerca nitens isolate TAMUIC-IGC-003100 chromosome 5, iqSchNite1.1, whole genome shotgun sequence genome harbors these coding sequences:
- the LOC126260637 gene encoding proline-rich protein 2-like has product MLKPAIEELALNPFRDLVRGGFQPRLPTSLPPPGQQQQPSPLPRRQPVPLMPPAQLHTGAPRVVAPGPAVPLQSPPPSELMDVDPSAGPPSQAVAVQPVLQPLSLGTPKASDTAAPCPASTQQPSTQRQETLPLFVGPDAPSRPVPEAAPVVTGVHPDLGFQSMFPEAPRSQCWGADRGCHRQQSPPRSLLLRLRPDPSPAVDARHVIIQRRCGDLGGRSVIS; this is encoded by the coding sequence atttggtccgcggcgggttccagccgcgccttccgacttcgctgccgccaccAGGGCAGcaacagcagccgtcgccgctaccacgccgacagcccgtcccgttgatgcctcccgcgcagcttcatacgggagcgccccgggtggtcgctccggggcctgcggtccctcttcagtcgccaccgccttcggagctgatggacgttgacccctcagccgggccgccttcccaagcggtggctgtgcagcctgtcctgcagccgctttccttgggcacccccaaggcgtctgacaccgcagcgccttgtccggcgtccactcagcagccgtcgacgcagcgtcaggagacgctgcctctcttcgtgggtcccgacgccccgtcgcgtccagtaccagaagctgcgcccgtggtcacaggcgtgcaccctgacctcggttttcagtcgatgtttcccgaggccccgcgcagccaatgctggggtgcggaccggggctgccaccgacaacagtctccgccccggtctcttctgctacgtctgcggccagacccctcccccgccgtcgacgctcgccacgtcattattcaacgacggtgcggcgatttgggggggaggagtgttatatcctag